ATGGGCGAGGAGGACGTGCGCCGGCAGGCCTTGAACGTCTTCCGGATGGAGCTTCTAGGGGCGGAGGTGCACCCCGTGGCGAGCGGGAGTCGCACGCTTAAGGACGCGACCAACGAGGCGATTCGCGACTGGGTGACGCACGTGCGGGACTCCTTCTACATCCTGGGCTCCGTGGTGGGGCCGCACCCGTACCCCATGATCGTGCGGGATTTTCAGAGCGTGATCGGGGAAGAGGTGAAGCGGCAGCTCCTCGAGGCCGAGGGCCGCGCGGTCCCGGACGCGGTGGTGGCTTGCGTTGGGGGCGGATCGAACGCGATCGGAATCTTCGCGCCATTCGCGTACCTGCCGGAGGGGCGGCCGCGCCTGGTGGGCGTGGAGGCCGCGGGGAAGGGGCTCGGCACCGGCCGGCACGCCGCCTCGATCAACGCGGGCAAGCGGGGCGTGCTGCACGGGAGCTACATGTACCTGTTGTGTGATGCGGACGGGCAGATCCAGCCGGCACACTCGGTCTCCGCGGGGCTGGACTACCCGGGGGTGGGCCCGGAGCACGCCTACTACGCGGACGCGGGGATCGCCGAGTACGGGAGCGTCACGGACGCGGAGGCCCTCGAGGCCTTCCAGCTGCTCGCGCGGCTCGAGGGGATCGTGCCGGCCTTGGAGTCGGCGCACGCGGTGGCGTACGCGGGCCGGCTCGCGCGGGAGATGCGGCCGGACGAGGTGCTCGTGGTGAATCTCTCCGGGCGCGGGGACAAGGACGTTGTCGAGGTGAAGCGCCTGCTCGAGGCGCGGAAGGGAGGGCGGTGATCGTGTCGGAGCGGGTGGCGGAGGCGTTTCGCGCCGCGCGCGCCGAGGGGCGCCGGGCGGTGATCCCGTACCTGACCGCGGGGTACCCCAGCCCGGAGGCGTTCGTGGAGGTGGCGACCCGGCTGGCCCGCCGGGCGGACCTGTTGGAGGTGGGCCTGCCGTACTCGGACCCTTTAGGGGATGGGCCCACGATCCAGCGGGCGAGCGAGCAGGCCTTGCGGCAGGGGGTGCGGACCGCGGCGGTGCTGGAGATGGTGCGCGCCTTGCGGGAACGCACCCGGGTGCCCATCCTCCTGATGACTTACGTGAACCCGGTACTGGCCTGGGGGGGCGCGCGGTTTTTCGAGGCCTTCGCCGGGGCGGGCGTGGACGGGGTGATCCTGCCGGACCTGCCGCCGGACGAGGACCCTGCGCTCGTGGCCGCGGCGCGCCGGGCGGGGCTCGCCACGGTCTTTTTACTCGCGCCGACCTCGACGGAAGCGCGGATCCAGACCGTGGTGCGCCACACGAGTGGGTTTGTGTATGCCGTCTCCGTGACCGGGGTGACTGGGGCGCGCGCGCGGCTTCCGGAGGAGGTGGGGGCGCTGGTGCGTCGCATCAAGGCCCACACCGAACTGCCCGTGGCCGTGGGGTTCGGGGTATCGAACGAGGCCACCGCGCGGCAGGCGGCGGCCGCAGCGGACGGCGTGGTGGTGGGCAGCGCGCTGGTGCGGGCCCTCGAGGCGGGGGAGGATCCCCTCACGGTGCTCGAGGCGGTGCGGCGGGGAGCGGCAAAGCCGGTATAGTGAACGCGTATGCAGCGCTATCGCTTGGGGAACCTGGAGGTGTTTTTTCTGCAGGATGGCGCGTTCCGTTTGGACGGCGGGGCGATGTTCGGCGTGGTGCCGAAGGTCCTGTGGTCCAAGGTTGCGCCGCCCGATGAGGCGAACCGCATTCCCTTAACCCTGCGCCCCATGCTGGTGCGGGTGGGGGAGAAGTGGGTCCTGGTCGAGACGGGGGTGGACGATAAGCCCGGGGAGAAACACCGCCGGATCTACGCGATCGACCGGAGCACGAACCTCCTGGCCGCGCTGAAGGCGCTCGGCCTGACCCCGGAGGATATCGATCTGGTGGTGAACACGCACCTGCACTTTGACCACGCGGGCTTGAACACGGTGCGGGACGAGGCGGGCCGGATCGTGCCGTTGTTTCGCCGGGCGCGGTACGTGGTGCAGCGCCAGGAGCTATATGACGCATTGCACCCGCATGAGCGCAGCCGCGCGAGCTACCTCCCGGAGAACATCGAGCCGGTCCTCGAGGCAGGGTTGTTCGAGGAGGTGGAGGGGGAGGCCGAGCTTTTGCCGGGGGTTCGGGTCGTTCCGCTGCCTGGGCACACCCTGGGGCAGCAGGGGGTGGTGCTGGAGTCCGAGGGGCAGCGGCTGGTGTACACGGCGGATCTACTCCCGACCTTTGCGCACGCGCCGCTCCCGTACATCATGGCCTACGACCTGTACCCGGTGACGACGTTGGAGACCCGCAAGCGCTTCTACCCGGTCTGGGCCGAGGAGGGCTACCTGGTCGCGCCTCCCCACGATCCCACGTACGCCTTGGGGCGTTTGGTGTTGGGGGAGCGTGGGTATACACTCGTGCCGGTGTAGGCGTTCATTGGGTACACTGAGAATAGGCGCGCCGCGTGACGCCATGATGAAAGCGTGCTGCGCACGGGACGTGGCCGGGTTTTTCCCGGCCCTGTCCATGCCCTGAGGTGGTGTATCCGGTAATGGCCAGGAAGACTACACCGTGGCTCGAGCTGCTCGAAGGTGTGCGCCCGCACCTTTCGGGCCGGGACCACCGTGGCGCAAAGGGCAGCCTGCGCTGGCTCGAGGCCGTCATGGCGGAGCGCGGCGGTCGCGCCGGAGCGGTCCGTAACATCCTGTACAAGGACCTCGGCGCTCCGGAGGAGAAGGCGCGCCTGTACGGGATTATCGCGGAGCTGTATCGGGAGGCTGGCCTGAACCCGCCCGCTCCGCCCGTCGAGCTCGCGCTGGAACGCGCGCGGCGCGTGCTGGGCCGGGACAAGCGACGCTACTACCGGCGGTTCATCCGGGCCCTCAGCCAGGGCGAACGCCCCCAGATGATCGTCGTGGGGGAGGCGGCCACTGGGAAAGGCGTTCTGCTCGCGCACGTGCGCGAGGCGGTCCCCGAGGCCTTTTTCGTGAACGTCGCCGGGGATCTGGGGCCCGCCTTGTACTCCTTGGCGGAACTCCTTGACCTGGATGAGGCTTTCGAGGCCCTTTTGGCTCGGCTTTCGCCCGTCCAACCTTACGCGGTGCAGGCGGCGTTGCAGGGCGAGGTGCGTGCCCTATTCGCCAAAGGCTTGAACGCGCGGGGCCGCGTGCTTTTGTTGCGCGCCGAACGGGACGCGACGATCGCGGACCTGCCCTTGCGCGATGCGGACGGGAACCGCGTCCGCCTCGCCGCGTGGCTCGAGCCGTTACTCGAAGCGCTCGAGGTGCCGTACCTCGCGGCGCTCTCCGAGCCACCCCCTAAGCTTTCCTACCAGCTCCTCAAACCGCCCTCCCGTCAGGAGGCCCGCCGCTACGTGAGCGAGCGCTTGCCGCACCTGAAGGCGGAGGAGGTTGAAGCGATCGTGAATCGGGCGGGGCGCCATTACGGGGAGCTCTCCCGCCTCACCCTCCTCGAGGCGGTGCGCCACGGGGACTCGGCCGAGGCCGACCTCGAGCAAGACCCCCGGATGGGGCCGTTGGTGCAGGCTCTCGCGGTCCTCTCTCCAGACGAGGACCCTGCCGTGCCCGTGCCCCTGCTCGAGCAGGTGATCGGCCGGACGCTCGGCGAGCTGAGCAAGGCCGAGCAAGCTTTGATCGCGGAGGCGGGGGAGGGGTACGTACGCCCCGCGGTGCGCGCGGTGCTGCCCGAGCGCCCGAGGAACGCGCGCTGCGTGCACGCGGAAGCCCTCGCCTACTACACGCGCCACCCGCACCCCTTCCGCCAGCTGTACCACGCCCTAGGGGCGGAGGCCTACGAGGTCTTCCTCGAGCTCGTGGAGGAGGACCCGATGCGTCTCGCGTTGGTCCCGGGGGTTTGGGGGGAGGCGGCCGCGTGGCCGCTGTCCGCACGGTTGCGCCTCGCGAACGCCGTGATCCGGTACCGGGCGGTCCTCGGGGAGTACACCCATCCTGAGGTGCGGGAGGCCTTGGAGCTCCTCGCGAACGCGCCGGACCCGGAGCTGCGGGCGTGGGCGCGCATCAAGGCCGCGGAAGCGTACGTGGACCAGGGGCGGTACGCCGAGGCGGCCGCCTTGATCCAGGAGTTGCCGCACTTAAAGGACGAGGCGCGGGCGGAGGCGTTGCTGGTGCAAGCGGCGCTCGAGCGTTGGCGGGGCGCGTACGATCGGGCGGAACGCGCGGTGCGGGAGGCGCTCGCCCTGTCCATCCCACCGTTTCTTCTGGATCGAGCCCGGTTGTGGCAAGGGGTTGTGGCGAAGGACGCAGGCCGCATGACGGAGGCCCTTGAAGTCCTTAAGGAGGTGCGGCACAACCCCCTCGCGGTCGCGCGGGCCCGCTACCAGGAGGGCGACCTCCTGATGCGGTTGGGGCGCGCGGAGGAAGCCGTGACCCGCATCGAGACGGCTTTGCAGGGCCTTGAGGCGGTGGACGCTCCCTTGGAGGAACGCAGCCGCGTGCGAGCCCGGCTGGGCACGGTGCTGCGCCGCTTGGCGCGGTACGATGAGGGAGCCCGTCACCTGTATGCCGCCTTGGAGTGCGCTCCGGACCCGTTCACGCGCGCGCGGGTCGCGAGCGAGGCCGCGATCCTGGAGGCGGCCCGCGGTCGCGGTTTTGAGGCCGTGCGGTTGGCAGCGGAGGCGGAGGCGTTTTTCCGCATGACCTCCGTGCGTCCCGAAGAGGCGCGCTACCGGCACCGGCGCACCCTGTTCCGCTTGGCGATGGCCTTTTGGGTGTTAGGAACGGGGCAACCGTACCGCGCTCCGTTCCGTGGGAGCGGTTCGGTCGAGGCGGCACGCCGCCTGCTCGAGCCGCTCTTTTCGGAGGTGGCGCCCCTCGCCTCGACGGCCGATCGGTACCGCCACCTGTTGGTGGACGTGGCCTTGGGGTTGGCGCTCGTGCTCCCGGCAGCGGAGGCCGCCGCGATGCTCGAGCCGCTTTTGGAACAGCCCCAAACCTATTTGGCGGTGCAGGTTCGCCTGGGGTACGCCGAGGCGCTATTGCGCGGGGGGCGGCCGGAGCTGGCGCTACGGCAGACGCTGCTGTTGCCTGAACTGCCGCCGGAACCGGGGTTGGGCGCGTGGAAGCTCGCGATTGAGGCCGAGGCGTTGCTGCGCCTGGAGGGCCCCCAGGCCGCCGAGCGGCGGCTTGGGGGAGTGCGGGCCTTGCCCGCCCCGTTGCGTGCGCAGGTGGGGCGCGTGTTGGGGCGGGCGCTGCTCGATCTGGGCCTCGAGGCGGTGGGGGAGGCTTGGGCGGGAGGGTTGGGGCCGCTGGGCCTTCCGGAGGGGCTCGCCCTGGCGTTTGAGCGGGCGGCGGTGCCCGCAGAGGTTTAACTCGCCTCTAGGCCAGTCCACGCGCGGAATACCTGGAGGTTGTACGGGTCGTACTCTTTAGGAGTTTCCATGATGAAGCTCTTCTCCTGGAGACGCGCGTCCTGAACCACCTCCCGTAGCGCTTCCCCGATCTGGCCTTCGCCGAGGTTCGCGTGGTGGTCCGTGCGGGTGTTGAAACCGCCTACGGAGTCGTTCAAGTGGATCACCGGGACGCGCTCCAGGCCGATCACCCGATCGAGTTCGGCGATCACGCCCGCGGGGTCCTCGTGCACCGGGTACCCGGCGGCGAAGGCGTGCGCGGTGTCGAAGCAAACCCCTAGGGGGGTGCCTTCGATGAGCTGGGCGAGTTCCTCGAAGCGCCGACCGACCTTCTGGCCGCCCCCGGCCACGTTCTCCAGGAGGAGGCGGGCGGGGGAGGGGGCGAGCTCGAGGGCTTTCAGGGCGCCTTTGCGGACCTGCTCGGGGTCCCCGGAGCCGGGGTGCACCACCACGTACTCCAGGCCGAGGGCGCGGGCTTTGCTGAGGTCGTCCGCGAGGCTGAACACGCTTTTTTCCCAGAGCTCGCCTTGAGCACCGAGGTTCACCAGGTAGGAGGCGTGAATCACTCCAGTAGCGACCCGACTGAGCTCGCGTGCTTCGCGGAAGCGTTCCGCTTCTCCTGGTTTGAGCGTGCGCGTGCGCCAGCTGCGGGGGCTTTTAGCGAAGATCTGGATCGCAGTGATCCCCAGGCGTTCCGCCTCGTCGATCGCGGTGGCGTACCCTTTCTTGCCGCTGATGGAGACGTGAAGCCCGTACCTCATTCCGTGCTCGCCTCCTCGATAACCTCGAGGCGCACCCAGACCACGCCGAGCCCGATCATCTCGAGGTCCTGGGCGGCCCGGTACGACAGGTCGATGATCCGGCCTTCCTTCCACGGTCCGCGGTCGTTGATCCGCACCACCACGCTCTTCCCGGTGTCGAGGCGCGTGACGCGCACCCGCGTGCCGAAGGGCAGGGTGCGGTGGGCGGCGGTGTAGGCGTACATGTCGAACACCTCGCCGCTCGCGGTCTTACGGCCGTGGAACTTCGGGCCGTAGTACGAGGCGTACCCTTCCTGCACGAACCGCGCGGGACGTGCGGGGGAGGTGCCCGAAGGGATGACGAGGACCTGCCCCGCGTAGATCGTGGTGCCCTCGAGGTGGTTGGCGGCCTGGAGGGCCGCGACGGTGGTACCGAAGCGCCGGGCCAGGCTGTAGAGCGTGTCCCCGGGCTGGACCACGTAGCGCGGGGGCGCGGTGAGGGCAGGGGCGCACCCCATGAGCACGAGGGCGAGGCTGCCGATGAGCCGTTTCATACCTGGATCAGGTGCTTAGGGGTTTGGGAGAGAACCTCGAACCCGTCGGCGGTGACCAGCACCAGATCCTCGATGCGGCACCCGCCCACGTCGGGGATGTACACGCCGGGCTCGATCGTGAGGATCATGCCCGACTCGAGAACGTCCTCGGATTCCCGCCAGAGGGCCGGGCCTTCGTGGACCGCGAGGCCGACCCCGTGCCCGAGGGAGTGCGTGAAGTACTCGGCGTACCCGTGCTGGGCGAGGACTTCGCGGGCGATCCGGTCCAGCTCGCGCGCCGCGCGGCCGGGGGCGACGGCCTGAAGGGCGGCTTCCTGGGCAGCGAGGACCGCGTCGTAGATGCGGCGAAGCTCGTCGGGGATGGGGCCGACGGCGAGGGTGCGGGTCATGTCCGAGTGGTACCCGTCCACGCGCGCGCCGAAGTCGAGCGTGACGAGCTCACCGGACTGGATTGTGCGGGGGCTGGCGGTGCCGTGCGGCATCGCGCTGCGGGGGCCGGAGGCGACGATGATCTCGAAGGCCGTGTCCTCGGCGCCGTGCGTGCGCAGGAAGCGTTCGAGCTCGAGGGCGATCTCGATCTCGCGTACGCCGGGGCGGATCTGGGGGAGGATGTGCGTGAAGGCTTGGTCGGTGAGGGCGGCGGCCGCGCGGATCTTCTCGATCTCCTCGGGGGTTTTGCGGAGCCGGAGGGTTTCGATGAGGCCGTGGGTCGGGACCCATTCGGCGGGGATGGTGGCCTTGTACCGTTCGTACTGGGCGTAGGGGAGGTGGGCGGCTTCGAAGCCGACGCGGCCCTTGAGGAGCTCCTTGAGGGCCTCTAGGAGTTCATGTCGCCCGAGGATCCGGTAGGGGATGCGGCTTTCCTCGCGGGCTTGGACGGTGTAGCGTCCATCGGTGAGGAGGAGGGCGCCTTCTTGGGTGAGGATGACGCGGGCGTCTTGGGGGGCGCTGAAGCCGGAGAGGTAGCGGACGTTCTCGGGGGTGGTGACGAGAAGGGCGTCGAGGTCGTGTTGCTGTAGGAGTTCTTCCGGTTTCACGGCATGAGTTTAGCATGGCTTTTTGAAGAATGTTTTCACGAGCATGGTTTATCGTGAAAAATATCACTAATTATCCAACAAAAAAGGGCAGGGGAGACCCCCACCCCCACACACTACACAGCCGTAGCCAGCGCCAAAAACCGCGTCGCATCCAGGCTCGCGCCGCCTACCAGCCCGCCGTCCACGTCCGGACCCTCCAAGATCTCCGCAAAGTTCCCAGGCTTGATCGAACCCCCGTACAGCACGCGCACCCCCGCGGCGAACTCCGGCGTGTACCGGCGGGCCAGCCAGTCCCGGATCGCCCGCGCCATCTCCTGGGCGTCCTCCGGGGTCGCGGTTCGCCCGGTGCCGATCGCCCACACCGGTTCGTAGGCCACGACCAGCCGACCGGGATCCGGGGCCTCCACCCCCTCCAGACTCCCCTCGAGCTGCGCTAGCGTGAAAGCCACCGCCTCTCCCGCCTCGCGCACCTCGAGAGGTTCCCCCACGCACACGATCGGCACCAGGCCGTGCTCGAGGGCCTTGCGGGCCTTAGCCGCGACGAGAGCGTTGGACTCCTTCCAGTACGCCCGGCGCTCGCTGTGCCCCACCACGACGTACGCGCACCCCAGATCCGCGAGCTGACGCGCGGCGACCTCGCCAGTATAGGCCCCTTCCTCGTGCGCCGAGACGTCCTGGGCTCCCCACCGCACCGGGCTGTTTTCAAGCGCTTCCCGAACAACGGGGAGGAGGGGGTAGGCGGGCAGCACGGCCACCTCGCACGCCACCGGGTCCGGTAAGCCGTCGAGGACCGCCCGGCACCACGCCCGTGCCTCGGCGGTCGTCTTGTGCATCTTCCAGTTCCCGGCAATGAGCACCCGCCGCGTCACTGGAGCACCTCCAGCCCGGGCAGCGTGCCCCGCTCGAGGAACTCGAGGCTGGCTCCTCCGCCGGTCGAGACGTGACTGAAGCGCGCGGCGAGGCCCAGCCGATTCGCCGCAGCGACCGAGTCCCCGCCCCCCACGACGGTGTACGCGCTCTCGAGGCCGGCGATGGCCTGGGCGACGGCAAGCGTGCCTTGCTCGAAGCCCGGGACCTCGAAGACGCCCATGGGGCCGTTCCAGAAGACGGTGGCCGCCCCCTGGAGGGCTTGGGCGAAGCGCTGGCGGGTGTCCGGCCCGATGTCCAGCCCCATCCAGCCGTCCTCGATCGCGTTCGCAGGCATCACGCGGCTCGGGGCGCCGGCCTCGATCCGGGTGGCGGCGACGCTGTCGGTGGGGAGGAGGAGCTGGACGCCCTGGGCTTCGGCGCGGCGCATCAGCTCGCGGGCCAGCTCCAGCTTGTCCTCCTCGACGAGGCTGTCC
This region of Marinithermus hydrothermalis DSM 14884 genomic DNA includes:
- a CDS encoding M24 family metallopeptidase encodes the protein MKPEELLQQHDLDALLVTTPENVRYLSGFSAPQDARVILTQEGALLLTDGRYTVQAREESRIPYRILGRHELLEALKELLKGRVGFEAAHLPYAQYERYKATIPAEWVPTHGLIETLRLRKTPEEIEKIRAAAALTDQAFTHILPQIRPGVREIEIALELERFLRTHGAEDTAFEIIVASGPRSAMPHGTASPRTIQSGELVTLDFGARVDGYHSDMTRTLAVGPIPDELRRIYDAVLAAQEAALQAVAPGRAARELDRIAREVLAQHGYAEYFTHSLGHGVGLAVHEGPALWRESEDVLESGMILTIEPGVYIPDVGGCRIEDLVLVTADGFEVLSQTPKHLIQV
- a CDS encoding MBL fold metallo-hydrolase, with protein sequence MQRYRLGNLEVFFLQDGAFRLDGGAMFGVVPKVLWSKVAPPDEANRIPLTLRPMLVRVGEKWVLVETGVDDKPGEKHRRIYAIDRSTNLLAALKALGLTPEDIDLVVNTHLHFDHAGLNTVRDEAGRIVPLFRRARYVVQRQELYDALHPHERSRASYLPENIEPVLEAGLFEEVEGEAELLPGVRVVPLPGHTLGQQGVVLESEGQRLVYTADLLPTFAHAPLPYIMAYDLYPVTTLETRKRFYPVWAEEGYLVAPPHDPTYALGRLVLGERGYTLVPV
- a CDS encoding deoxyribonuclease IV — protein: MRYGLHVSISGKKGYATAIDEAERLGITAIQIFAKSPRSWRTRTLKPGEAERFREARELSRVATGVIHASYLVNLGAQGELWEKSVFSLADDLSKARALGLEYVVVHPGSGDPEQVRKGALKALELAPSPARLLLENVAGGGQKVGRRFEELAQLIEGTPLGVCFDTAHAFAAGYPVHEDPAGVIAELDRVIGLERVPVIHLNDSVGGFNTRTDHHANLGEGQIGEALREVVQDARLQEKSFIMETPKEYDPYNLQVFRAWTGLEAS
- a CDS encoding tetratricopeptide repeat protein; this encodes MARKTTPWLELLEGVRPHLSGRDHRGAKGSLRWLEAVMAERGGRAGAVRNILYKDLGAPEEKARLYGIIAELYREAGLNPPAPPVELALERARRVLGRDKRRYYRRFIRALSQGERPQMIVVGEAATGKGVLLAHVREAVPEAFFVNVAGDLGPALYSLAELLDLDEAFEALLARLSPVQPYAVQAALQGEVRALFAKGLNARGRVLLLRAERDATIADLPLRDADGNRVRLAAWLEPLLEALEVPYLAALSEPPPKLSYQLLKPPSRQEARRYVSERLPHLKAEEVEAIVNRAGRHYGELSRLTLLEAVRHGDSAEADLEQDPRMGPLVQALAVLSPDEDPAVPVPLLEQVIGRTLGELSKAEQALIAEAGEGYVRPAVRAVLPERPRNARCVHAEALAYYTRHPHPFRQLYHALGAEAYEVFLELVEEDPMRLALVPGVWGEAAAWPLSARLRLANAVIRYRAVLGEYTHPEVREALELLANAPDPELRAWARIKAAEAYVDQGRYAEAAALIQELPHLKDEARAEALLVQAALERWRGAYDRAERAVREALALSIPPFLLDRARLWQGVVAKDAGRMTEALEVLKEVRHNPLAVARARYQEGDLLMRLGRAEEAVTRIETALQGLEAVDAPLEERSRVRARLGTVLRRLARYDEGARHLYAALECAPDPFTRARVASEAAILEAARGRGFEAVRLAAEAEAFFRMTSVRPEEARYRHRRTLFRLAMAFWVLGTGQPYRAPFRGSGSVEAARRLLEPLFSEVAPLASTADRYRHLLVDVALGLALVLPAAEAAAMLEPLLEQPQTYLAVQVRLGYAEALLRGGRPELALRQTLLLPELPPEPGLGAWKLAIEAEALLRLEGPQAAERRLGGVRALPAPLRAQVGRVLGRALLDLGLEAVGEAWAGGLGPLGLPEGLALAFERAAVPAEV
- the tpiA gene encoding triose-phosphate isomerase, which codes for MTRRVLIAGNWKMHKTTAEARAWCRAVLDGLPDPVACEVAVLPAYPLLPVVREALENSPVRWGAQDVSAHEEGAYTGEVAARQLADLGCAYVVVGHSERRAYWKESNALVAAKARKALEHGLVPIVCVGEPLEVREAGEAVAFTLAQLEGSLEGVEAPDPGRLVVAYEPVWAIGTGRTATPEDAQEMARAIRDWLARRYTPEFAAGVRVLYGGSIKPGNFAEILEGPDVDGGLVGGASLDATRFLALATAV
- a CDS encoding septal ring lytic transglycosylase RlpA family protein; translation: MKRLIGSLALVLMGCAPALTAPPRYVVQPGDTLYSLARRFGTTVAALQAANHLEGTTIYAGQVLVIPSGTSPARPARFVQEGYASYYGPKFHGRKTASGEVFDMYAYTAAHRTLPFGTRVRVTRLDTGKSVVVRINDRGPWKEGRIIDLSYRAAQDLEMIGLGVVWVRLEVIEEASTE
- the trpB gene encoding tryptophan synthase subunit beta, whose translation is MPVLPDYPLPDARGRFGVYGGRYVPETLIPALEELEAAYREAKADPEFLKALEYYRTRYAGRPTPLYFAANLTRHWGGARVYLKREDLNHTGAHKINNTLGQALLARRMGKRRVIAETGAGQHGVSVATVAALFGLECVVYMGEEDVRRQALNVFRMELLGAEVHPVASGSRTLKDATNEAIRDWVTHVRDSFYILGSVVGPHPYPMIVRDFQSVIGEEVKRQLLEAEGRAVPDAVVACVGGGSNAIGIFAPFAYLPEGRPRLVGVEAAGKGLGTGRHAASINAGKRGVLHGSYMYLLCDADGQIQPAHSVSAGLDYPGVGPEHAYYADAGIAEYGSVTDAEALEAFQLLARLEGIVPALESAHAVAYAGRLAREMRPDEVLVVNLSGRGDKDVVEVKRLLEARKGGR
- the trpA gene encoding tryptophan synthase subunit alpha, which codes for MSERVAEAFRAARAEGRRAVIPYLTAGYPSPEAFVEVATRLARRADLLEVGLPYSDPLGDGPTIQRASEQALRQGVRTAAVLEMVRALRERTRVPILLMTYVNPVLAWGGARFFEAFAGAGVDGVILPDLPPDEDPALVAAARRAGLATVFLLAPTSTEARIQTVVRHTSGFVYAVSVTGVTGARARLPEEVGALVRRIKAHTELPVAVGFGVSNEATARQAAAAADGVVVGSALVRALEAGEDPLTVLEAVRRGAAKPV